A stretch of DNA from Oculatellaceae cyanobacterium:
AAATTAGCAATTAGCAATTAGTAATTAGCAATTAGCGTAAAGTGAATCTTGATATTAAAAATTTTGAGATTCAACTAATTTAACTAATAGCTAAAAACTAACAGCTAACAGCTTAAGGAGAAACTATGGCAGTTAATAATACTGAAGAAGTAAAAGCGATCGCTCGTTACATTCGCATATCCCCCTATAAAGTGCGCCGAGTTCTCGATCAAATTCGCGGACGCTCCTATAGAGAAGCTTTAATCATTTTAGAGTTTATGCCTTACAAGGCTTGCGAACCAGTGCTAACAGTTTTACGTTCGGCTGTTGCTAACGCAGAACATAACGCTAATCTTGACCCAGCCAAGCTAGTAGTGTCTCAAGCTTTTGCAGATCAAGGCCCAGCACTAAAACGCTTTCGTCCGCGCGCTCAAGGCAGAGCTTACAAAATTCGCAAGCCAACCTGTCACATCACTGTAGCTGTGGCAGCACTCAACAATGAATAGTTTAGTTATTAGTTTTTAGGCGATTGTTTGCTATTCAAGCAGTTTTCTTCTAATAACTAACAACTAAAAACTTTTGATTAGAGGAAGTATTTGTGGGACAGAAAATTCATCCAATTGGTTTTAGGCTAGGAATTACCCAAGAGCATCGCTCTAGGTGGTTTGCCGATGCCAAGCATTATCCAGAATTGCTTCAAGAAGACCATAAAATTCGGCAGTATGTCGAAAAAAACTTAAGTAATGCTGGAATTTCTCAAGTAAGAATTGAGCGTAAAGCTGACCAGATTGAGTTAGAAGTACATACAGCTAGACCAGGTGTTGTAGTTGGTCGTGGCGGTACGGGTATTGAGTCTTTGCGTACTGGCTTGCAAACCGCGTTGGGTGGAAATCGCTCTATTCGGATCAACGTTGTAGAAGTTGCCCGCGTAGATGCTGAAGCCGGACTAATTGCTGAGTACATCGCTCAACAACTTGAACGCCGCGTATCTTTCCGCCGAGTTGTTAGACAAGCGATTCAACGGGCTCAACGCGCTGAAGTTCAAGGTATTAAAGTCCAGGTAAGTGGTCGCTTAAACGGTGCAGAAATTGCCCGTACAGAATGGACTCGTGAAGGTCGTGTGCCTTTGCACACTTTACGTGCTGACATTGACTATGCTTATCGCACTGCTAAAACCATTTATGGCATTTTAGGAGTCAAAGTCTGGATATTTAAAGGAGAAATTATCCCTGGTCAGGAAGAGCAACCAGCAGGTAATACGGCTCAACCTAAACGTCGCCAACAGCGCCGCCGCCAGCAATTTGAAGACCGCTCTAATGAAGGATGAGTTTTAAATAATCAAAAATGAAAACAGACGACTAATTGCTGCCTGTTTCACTACCTGATTACTGAGAATTCATGTTTCATAATTCATACTTCACACTTTCCTCGTCATGTTAAGTCCTAGAAGAACGAAATTTCGCAAACAACAGCGTGGGCGGATGGAAGGTCTAGCCACTCGCGGTAGCACGTTGAATTTTGGCGACTTTGGGCTTCAGGCTGTAGAACCAGCTTGGATTACTTCTCGCCAGATTGAAGCTAGCCGTCGTGCCATGAACCGCTATCTGCGTCGGGGTGGCAAAATTTGGATTCGGATATTTCCTGATAAACCAGTCACAATGCGCCCAGCCGAAACCCGTATGGGTTCTGGGAAAGGCTCTCCTGAGTTTTGGGTTGCCGTTGTAAAGCCAGGACGGATAATGTTTGAAATCAATGGCGTTCCCGAAGCTACTGCCCGTGAGGCTATGCGTTTGGCTTCTCACAAGTTACCCATTAAAACAAAATTCATCTCTCGTGAAGAAGGGAGCGTCTGAGTTATGCCTCTACCAAAAGTAGCAGATGCTAGAAAATTAAGCGATCAAGAACTGCTAGATGAAATTGTAGCGGTCAAGCGGCAACTGTTTGAGTTGCGATTCCAACAAGCAACTCGACGTTTGGAAAAGCCACATCAGTTTAATCATGCCCGCCACAGACTAGCTCAATTGATGACTGTGGAACATGAGCGCAAACTGGGGATCGCCCAAACGACCAGTGCTGACTCTGAACCGTCACAGGTCTAATTATTGAGGAGTAAGTGACAATGGCAGTAAAAGAACGAGTTGGTTTAGTTGTCAGCGACAAAATGGATAAAACCGTTGTAGTGGCAATAGAAAACCGCTCATCCCATACTAAGTATGGAAAAATAGTAGTCCGTACAAAGCGATATAAAGCTCACGACGAAGAAAATAAGTGCAAAGAAGGCGATCGCGTTCGGATTCAAGAAACTCGCCCACTCAGCCGCACTAAACGTTGGGTTGTTGCTGAAATCATTAATAGCACCTCTCAAGCCTAATTAGCTGTTAGCTGTTAGCTGTTAGCAATTAGCTAATTGCTAATCACTAATCGCTCTCTACTAACAACTAACAACTGTAAGGAACATAACAATGATTCAACAAGAGTCTTATCTAAATGTGGCGGATAATAGTGGCGCACGTAAATTGATGTGCATCCGCGTATTAGGTTCTGGTAATAGGCGTTACGGTGGCGTAGGCGATGTGATCATTGCTGTCGTTAAGGATGCCATTCCCAATATGGCGGTGAAAAAGTCAGACGTAGTTAGAGCAGTGATTGTTCGGACTAAAAAGACTATGCGCCGCGAAAGTGGTATGAGTATTCGCTTTGACGATAATGCTGCTGTACTGATCAACCCTGAAGGTAATCCTAGAGGGACACGGGTATTTGGCCCAGTGGCGCGTGAACTGCGCGACAAAAACTTCACTAAAATCGTTTCTCTGGCTCCAGAGGTACTTTAAATGGCAAATACTATGGGCAAAGGTACTAAAAAAGGTGCCAAGAATCTACCTCTGCATTCCAAAATGCACGTAAAAAAAGGTGATACTGTTCAGGTAATTTCTGGACGGAACAAAGGGAAAGTCGGCGAAATTATCAAGTCACTTCCCCAACTTAGCCAAGTAGTTGTTAAAGGGGTAAACGTTAAAACTAAGCACGTTAAACCCCAACAAGAAGGAGAGTCTGGTCAAATCGTCACTTTTGAAGGACCAATTCACAGTTCAAATGTGATGCTTTATTCGACTAAGCAAAAAGTAGCCAGTCGCGTCTGTTATACATTTACCGAAGATGGACGCAAAGTCAGAATGCTGAAAAAAACTGGTGAAATTATTGATTAGTAGTTAGCCGTTAGCTAACAGCTAAAAGCTAAAAGCAGGAAATTAATTCAGTTCCTGACCAAGCCCAGGAACGACTAAAATACACAATCATGGCACAACGACTAAAAACCCAGTATCAAGAGACTATTCTACCCAAGCTGATGGAACAGTTTGGTTACAAAAATATCCATCAAGCACCTAAATTACTAAAGGTTACAGTTAATAGAGGTCTTGGGGAGGCATCTTCTAACGCTAAGGCGCTGGAATCTTCTTTGAGTGAAATTGCACTGATTACTGGTCAAAAACCAGTGGTGACGCGAGCTAAAAAAGCGATCGCAGCTTTCAAACTCCGCCAAGGTATGCCTGTTGGAGTTATGGTGACACTGCGATCAGATCGGATGTATGCCTTTGTAGATCGATTAATTAATCTAGCACTGCCTAGAATTAGGGACTTTCGAGGCATTAGTCCCAAAAGCTTTGATGGTCGCGGAAACTATAGCTTAGGCATTAGAGAACAGCTAATTTTTCCTGAAGTAGAATACGACAGAATCGATCAAATTCGCGGCATGGATATTTCCATTATTACTACAGCAAATACCGACGAAGAGGGCCGCGCCTTACTCAAAGAAATGGGAATGCCCTTCCGGGATAGTTAAGGCAGTTTCAATTAAAGAGGGAACAATGGCGGCTAACGACACAATTGCAGATATGCTAACTCGCATTCGGAATGCGAATCTGGCACGGCATCAAACAACAGAAATACCAGCAACAAAAATGACCCGTAGTATTGCCAAAGTCTTGAAAGATGAAGGCTTTATTACTGAGTTTGAAGAAGCGGGCGAAGGGGTTAAGAAAAAACTGGTGGTTTCCTTAAAATATAAGGGTAAAAACCGTCAACCAATTGTTACGGCGTTAAAGCGGATCAGCAAACCAGGGTTGCGTGTTTACTCAAATCGTAAAGACCTACCCCGTGTGTTGGGCGGTATTGGCATCGCAATTATTTCTACCTCCAGTGGCATTATGACTGACCGCGAAGCGCGTCGTCAGGGACTGGGTGGAGAAGTGCTTTGTTATGTATGGTAAATCTCAGCACTCAGAAGTCAGAAATCAAACTAATTTTTCTGAATTCTTTTTTCTGGGTTCTGAATTTTTAAGGAGTAATCATTCATGTCTCGGATTGGCAAGCGCCCCATTAATATTCCTGGTAAAGTGACGGTGGCGATTGAAGGTCAACACGTCGGAGTTAAAGGCCCAAAAGGTGAATTATCCAGGGTTTTGCCTGCTGAAGTCACAGTAGAGCAGGAAGGGGACACTCTTGTAGTAAAGCGACGCAATGAGTCACGACCCGCTCGTCAACTCCACGGTTTATCTCGTACCTTAGTTGCCAATATGGTAGATGGGGTATCCGAAGGCTTTCAAAAACGTTTAGAAATCCAAGGTGTTGGTTATAGAGCGCAAGTTCAAGGTCGTAACCTGATTTTGAACGTAGGTTATAGCAAGCCTGTAGAAATTACACCTCCTGATGGTATTCAGGTGGCAGTAGAAAATAACACTAACGTCGTTGTCAGTGGCATTGATAAAGAAGTTGTGGGAAATACAGCAGCTAAAATTCGTGATATCCGCCCACCAGAACCCTACAAAGGTAAAGGCATTCGCTATGCCGGAGAAGTAGTCAGACGTAAAGCTGGAAAGGCAGGTAAGAAGTAGAGATGAAATTAACTCGTAAAGAATCAGTACGTCGTCGCCACAAGCGGGTGCGCCGCCAGGTAACTGGCACTTCAGAACGACCACGTTTAGCTGTTTTTCGCTCTAATCAGCACATTTATGTGCAGGTGATTGACGATACCCAGCAACATACTTTAGCTGCTGCGTCAACTTTAGAACCAGATCTCAAGTCAACATTAGCATCAGGAGCGAATTCTCAAGCCGCTTCTGAAGTCGGCAAGTTAATTGCACAACGAGCGTTAGCTAAAGGTATTCAACAAGTAGTCTTTGATCGCGGCGGTAATCTGTATCACGGTCGTGTTAAAGCTTTGGCAGATGCGGCTCGTGAAGGCGGATTAGAGTTCTAAAGAAGCTAGTTGTAATTTAAATGGTTTAGGAAAAAACTATGGCAAAAGAACGTCGCAAAAGCAGTCGTGCGAAGGAAAAAGAAATAACCTTCCAAGAGAGGGTAATTCAAATTCGTCGCGTCAGCAAGGTCGTAAAGGGAGGCAAAAAACTTAGCTTCCGTGCGATCGTAGTTGTTGGCAATGAGCGTGGTCAAGTGGGCGTTGGGGTAGGCAAAGCCAGCGACGTTATTGGAGCAGTTCGTAAGGGTGTTGCTGACGGCAAAAAGCACTTGATTGATGTTCCCTTAACCAAAGCTAATTCTATTCCCCATCCCATTAATGGAACTGGTGGAGGCGCTAAGGTAATGATGCGACCAGCAGCACCTGGTACGGGTGTAATCGCTGGTGGAGCAGTGCGTACAGTTCTGGAGTTATCCGGTGTGCGTAACATCTTAGCAAAGCAACTGGGTTCTAATAATCCCTTGAATAATGCTAGAGCTGCTGTTAATGCTTTGTCTACTTTGCGTACATTGTCAGAAGTAGCTGAAGAAAGAGGCATACCTCTAGAAAACCTCTACGCTTAACAATCGCGCTTGCTAACAGCTTTATACTAAACAGGACGGGACACTCAGACCTATCTTAATTGCTAGGTGAGTAGAGATTTTAAACACATTAAACTCTACAAAAATTACCATTTGACGGACGAACATCAACGCTTTTAGAGGTAGCGTTGCCGCCACTATCTGAGAATTTAAGGCGCGAAGTCGGGCAACCAAACCGCGCAGTCTCGCCCAATCATCCCCGTTACTAAAAGCGTGTGGGGATAATTTACATAACTAACTTGCGTTGTCAGTAGTTTAGGTCAAGAACATGAGACTATCAGATGCCAAGCCTAAAAAAGGCTCAAAAAAACGTCCTCGCCGAATTGGTCGGGGTATTGCCGCAGGTCAAGGTGCTAGCGGTGGTTTTGGGATGCGTGGTCAAAAATCGCGCTCAGGTCGCAGCACTAGACCTGGTTTTGAGGGTGGACAAATGCCTTTGTATCGGCGTTTGCCTAAATTAAAACACTTTACTGTTATAAATCGTAAACATTACACTACGATCAACGTAGGTAAGCTGGCATCACTTCCTGCCAACAGCGAGGTTACTTTACTTTCTCTCACAGAAGCTAAAATTGTCACGAGCAATAAAGAACCTCTGAAAATTTTAGGTGATGGGGAACTGAACGTAGCACTCAATGTGAAAGCTGCAGCTTTCACAGCAGGGGCTCGGACTAAAATCGAAGCCGCTGGTGGAACTTGCGAAGTTATCTAAAGCTACTCAGATTGAGCATAGTGGATGCCAGCGCCCGCACAAGCGTAGAGGTAGGATTTCATGGTCGTTAGTCGAGATAAAGCCCCAACTGCTCAAGAAACCTTTATGCAGATGGCTCAAGCGGCTGGCCTTAGAGGTCGGCTGCTGGTCACTATCGGTCTGCTAATTTTGGTTCGCCTTGGCGTTCATATACCTATACCAGGTATTGACAGGGTTAGGTTTGCTCAGGATATTCAAAATAGCCCAGTAATTGGGTTTTTAGACATTTTCTCTGGTGGCGGAATTTCGGCAGTAGGAATTTTTGCTTTGGGGATTTTGCCTTATATTAATGCTTCCATCATTCTGCAATTATTAACTGCTGCTATTCCCTCTTTGGAAAATTTGCAGAAAAATGAAGGGGAAGCTGGGCGTAGAAAGATTTCTCAAATTACCCGTATTGTATCCTTGGGATGGGCTTTGGTTCAAAGTATAGGCATTGCGTTGTGGGTACAGCGTTATGCTATTGCTGGAAATACTGGTTTTATATTCATCGCTCAAACAGCTTTAGCACTCACAGCAGGCTCCATGTTTGTTATGTGGGTGTCAGAGTTAGTTACTGAGCGTGGGATTGGTAACGGCGCATCTTTGCTGATTTTTATCAACATTGTTTCTGTTTTACCACGTTCGCTAGGGCAAACTTTAGAACTTGCTCAAACTGGCGATCGCGAAATTCTTGGTAGAGTAATTATTCTGCTGTTAGTTTTCTTGGTAATGATTGTCGGCATTGTGTTTGTTCAAGAAGGAACACGCCGAATTCCAATTATATCTGCACGTAGGCAAGTAGGTCGTCGTCTTTACCGAGAACGTACCAGTTATCTACCACTACGACTAAATCAGGGTGGGGTAATGCCGATTATATTTGCATCGGCAGTATTGGTTTTACCAGCTTCTTTAGCTCAGTTTACTCAAAATAGTGCTGACAAGCCGTTTTTAGGAACTTTGCATCAATTTTTCAACCAAGCTGCTAATTATCTCAGCCCAACTGGTCAAACACCTTGGCTGTATGTAGCTTTTTATGTGTTCCTAATTGTTTTCTTCAGCTATTTTTACGCCTCCTTGATTATTAATCCAGTGGATATGTCCCAGAACCTGAAAAAAATGGGAGCTAGTATTCCTGGAATTCGTCCTGGTAGTACAACTAGTGATTATATTGAGCGGGTTTTGAATAGACTGACTTTGCTAGGAGCGATTTTTCTCGGATTGGTCGCGATTGTTCCCACAGCCGTTGAAAGTACCATTGGTGTCACGACATTTAAGGGGCTGGGAGCGACATCTTTGCTGATTATTGTAGGTGTTGCAATTGATACAGCAAAGCAAATTCAAACTTATGTGATCTCCCAAAGATATGAAGGGATGGTCAAGCAGTAACCCAAGTTGCTGCAAAATTAGTTTTTGTCATTGTTCAGTTGTTAATTAGGAGGGCGCACCAGGCAACAAAAATTCAAAGATATTTGTGGATTTGGAATTTTTTAGCCAGTGTGCAGAAGTTTAGTGACACGATTGATTTTTTTGGGGCCACCAGGGGCAGGTAAAGGCACTCAAGCCAAAATTTTGGCTGATAGCTGTGGAATTCCTCATATTTCAACAGGTGATATTTTACGAGCAGCAATTGCAGAACAATCGTCACTTGGAAAATTAGCACAGGCTTATATGGCTAGAGGCGACTTAGTTCCCGATGCTCTCATCCTAGATATCATCCGTGAACGTCTCAGCCAAACTGATGCCCAAAAAGGTTGGATTCTAGATGGCTTTCCCAGAAATGTTAGTCAAGCATCTTTTTTGGATGATTTGCTACAGGAAATGAGCCAAGTTTCTGATAAAGCGGTTAATTTGGAAGTTCCTGATGAGGTGTTAGTCGTTCGTCTGCTGGGGCGCGGACGAACTGATGATAATGAAGAAACTATTAGGAGACGTTTGGAAGTTTATCGTAACCAAACGGCTCCTTTGATTGATTTCTACAGCAACCGCCAAGCTTTAGTTTCTGTTGATGGTAATCGCACTCCTGAAGAAGTTACCGAAGCACTCAAACAGATAGTTAATAACTGATTGATGGCAGTAGGAATCAAAGCTTAGTTTTACCAATAGGAACAGAGAGAAGCTTATGGCTTTCTCTCTGTTCTTAGTTGGTAAATTTTTGATAAAATATGTAAATTACCTCTTGACTAACACTCCCCTTAACAAAGTGGTTTTCAAATGGTAATAGCTAATAATTATTTAGCAACTGGCAACATTGAGGTAAACACGACTTGGCTAAACAAGATTTAATCGAAATGGAAGGCACTGTGACTGAATCACTGCCTAACGCGATGTTCAGAGTTGATCTAGACAATGGTTTTAATGTGTTAGCTCATATCTCTGGCAAAATCCGTCGCAATTACATCAAAATTTTGCCAGGCGATCGCGTAAAAGTAGAATTGACTCCCTATGATTTAACTAAAGGCAGAATCACTTATCGTCTTCGTAATAAAAAGTAACGTTACTGAGTTGCTCATTGCAATAGACAAAATTGTTTCAATTAAATATTTGAAGCTAAAATTGCTGAAATTGTACAGAAGTGTTATAATCTAGAGCTTGCAGTGTTGCCCAAATAGGCATGAAAGTTCGAGCATCCGTCCGAAAAATATGTGATAAATGCCGCGTCATCCGTCGTCGCGGTCGAGTCATGGTCATCTGTTCTAATCCAAAACACAAACAACGGCAGGGATAACCCACCTAGCCGGTACAAACAGCACTTATAGCACAAATGTATAACTAGGGAGAAAAAAAGCGTGGCACGGATTGCTGGAGTAGACCTTCCGCGTGACAAACGTGTCGAAATTGGTCTGACTTATATCTATGGAATCGGGCTATCGCGGTCGCATGAGATTTTGACAGCAACAGGAGTTAATCCTGATACACGAGTCAAAGACTTATCTGATGCGGACGTTGCTGCTCTGCGCGAGTCCATAGAAAAAGACTATCAAGTTGAAGGGGATCTCAGGCGCTGGGAAGCAATGAACATCAAGCGCCTGATTGACATCGGTAGCTATCGTGGTCGCCGTCATCGTATGGGACTACCAGTACGAGGTCAGCGAACCCGCACCAATGCCAGAACCCGTCGGGGACGGCGTAGTACCGTCGCTGGCAAGAAAAAGGCACCAGGCAAGAAGTAATTGCTTAATTGCTTTATGGATGAATGCCAACTTAATTACCACTTCACTATTGTCAAATAGACCGTCATGGCTCGACAACCTAAAAAAACAGGTGCAAAGAAGCAAAAACGCAACGTACCCAACGGAGTAGCTTACATCCAGTCAACCTTTAACAACACGATCATCACAATCGCTGATAACGGTGGAGATGTGATTTCTTGGGCATCTTCTGGTTCTAGCGGATTCAAAGGCGCTAAAAAAGGAACACCATTTGCGGCTCAGACGGCTGCTGAAGGTGCAGCACGTCGTGCAATGGATCAAGGAATGCGCCAAATTGAAGTGATGGTTAGTGGGCCAGGTGCAGGTAGAGAAACTGCAATTAGGTCGCTTCAAGGCTCAGGGCTGGAAATAACTCTAATTCGCGATGTTACGCCGATTCCTCATAACGGCTGCCGTCCTCCCAAGCGACGTAGAGTCTAACTAAATATTTCTTTTGGATAAAGAAATTTAGGTGATGTCAGCGAAATTTGGCTATTGATCAGCAATGCTCAAAAATACCAAAAAGCTGGCGATCGTAAGATCCGCATCCTCAAACAGGCATTGTTGTTAGGAGCAAAGCAGAGGAAGGCTGGATATTGCTTTTTAGGGGTTTTATGAACAAGGGAGGTCACTCCGTGGCGCAGTTTCAGATCGAGTGTGTAGAGTCAAAAACGGAGAAGAATCAGAGCCAATATAGCAAATTTGTCTTGGAGCCTCTTGAACGGGGTCAAGGCACAACCGTTGGCAACGCCCTGAGACGGGTATTGCTATCAAACTTGGAAGGAGCAGCCGTAACAGCAGTGCGGATTGCTGGTGTAAATCATGAATTTGCCACCATTCCAGGGGTACGGGAGGATGTGCTGGAAATTTTGCTGAACATGAAGGAAATAGCCCTCAAAAGCTATACATCTCAGCCCCAAATCTGTCGGCTGAATGTACAAGGTCCAGCAAGAGTTATGGCTGCTCAGTTTGATCTGCCCTCAGAAGTTGAAATTGTCGATCCCAACCAATACGTTGCCACATTGGCGGACAACGCTCGGTTGGAAATGGAGTTTCGGATAGAAAAGGGTAAAGGCTACAGATCAGTTGATCGAACTCGTGATGAGGCAGCAGTTTTAGACTTTCTTCAGATTGACGCTGTATTCATGCCAGTACAGAAAGTTAACTACAGCGTTGAGGATGCCCGTATTGATGGCTCTCTTGATAAAGATCGGTTGCTGTTAGAAATTTGGACTAATGGCAGTCTCAGCCCTCAAGAAGCTCTCAGTGAAGCAGCCAGGATTCTGGTAGATTTGTTCAGCCCCCTAAAAGATATCAGTCTGGAGTCAATCAAAGACGAATATCAGGCTGATGAAGATCCCACAAGTCAAATCCCCATTGAAGAATTGCAGCTATCAGTAAGGGCATACAACTGCCTGAAGCGGGCGCAAATTAACTCTGTAGCTGATTTACTGGATTATACCCAGGAAGATTTGCTAGAGATTAAGAACTTTGGGCAAAAATCTGCTGAAGAAGTGATCGAAGCTTTGCATAAACGTTTAGGAATTATGCTGCCACACGAAAAATCGGCAAAGCCTAGCTGATAGTTTTGGCAGTGAATTCATTTTTTAGGAGTGTATAAAAGAGGTGCAAGATGCGTCACAGGTGTCGTGTTGATAAACTCGGCAAGCCCGCTGACCAGCGTCGTGCTTTATTAAGAGCGCTGGCAACTGAGTTAATTCGTCATGGACGGATTACAACAACTAAGACAAGGGCAAAGGCTGTTCGCTCAGAAGTAGAAAAGATGGTGACGTTAGCTAAAGATGGTTCTTTATCTGCACGTCGCCAAGCTTTGGGCTATATATATGACAAACAGCTTGTTCACGCCTTGTTTGAGCAAGTCGGTACTCGCTATAGCGATCGCCATGGTGGATACACCCGTATTGCCAGAACAGTGCGCCGCCGTGGAGATAATGCCGAAATGGCAATCATTGAGCTAGTCTGACCTGACTAAATTTTTTTCATGTCAGAAAGCCTGCCTTTATTAACCCAGCGAGTTGCTCTGGTAATTCAATACCTGGGCACTCATTTTCATGGATGGCAGAGACAAGCAAATGGGCGTACTGTTCAAGAAGAAATTGAAACAGTACTTTCTGATGTACTGAAAAAATCTGTGACTTTACATGGTGCTGGTCGCACTGATACAGGTGTCCATGCAGCAGCACAAGTCGCACATTTTGATGCTACAGGCCCAATCCCAGCAGAGCGCTGGGCTGCTATTCTCAACAGCCGATTGCCCCAGGATATTTTGATTCGGGGTTCAGCCGCCGTGCCTCCCACCTGGCACGCTCGCTTTAGTGCCAGTTGGCGACGGTATAGATATATCATTTATACCGACCCCAAACCTAACTTGTTTGTGAGGCAATTCAGTTGGCATTATTATCATGAACCCTTGGATGAATCTTTGATCCAGGCTGCTTTAGACCCATTGATTGGTTACAAGCATTTAGCAGCTTTCCGAAGAGCGAATTCAGGGCGATCGCATTCCTGGGTAGATGTTCAGGAAGTACAATGCCAACGGATGGGGCCATTTATTCATATTGAAATTCAAGCCAGTGGATTTTTGTATGGCATGGTGCGGTTGCTGGTGGGAATGCTAGTGCAAGTTGGTGCAAAAGAGCGCTCGCCAGAAAACTTTACTCAAATTTGGGTGAATGAACACCGCCATCAAGTCAAATACGCAGCACCAGCAAAGGGTCTATGCTTGTTGCGCGTTGGCTATCCAGAGTCGCCGTTTCCACCAGAAGTTTGGTTTGATACCCAGCCGAAATTTCTTTTGCCTACGATCACCTCAACAGAATATTGCCTGATCTAAAAGTTGGAAAGTTGGGAGCTAAAACGTTTTCTCGTTTCAATCCCACTTGCCTACCTTAAGATCCCCCTTAAAGATCAACAAAAGCTATGAACAAAACTTTCCTTCCCTCTGTAAACACCCTTGAAAGAAACTGGTATGTAGTAGATGCTGCTGACCAGCGTTTGGGGCGTTTAGCTAGTGAAATCGCCATGATTTTAAGAGGTAAAAACAAACCCTCTTATACCCCTCACATGGATACTGGCGACTTCGTGATTGTTCTCAATGCTGAAAAAATCGTCGTCACTGGTAAAAAACGTACTCAAAAAGTTTATCGCCGCCATTCTGGACGACCAGGCGGGATGAAAACCGAAACGTTTGCCAAATTACAAGCGCGTATACCAGAAAGAATTATTGAAGAAGCAGTGCGCGGAATGCTGCCTAAAAATTCATTAGGACGGCAACTATTCACGAAACTGAAAGTTTACGAGGGTTCTACCCATCCTCATGCAGCGCAACAGCCCCAAGAACTCAAAATCAATACTATTCCAGGAGGTCAAGACTAATGCAAGCAACAGATCAAAGCGGTCGCGCTGTTTATTGGGGTACTGGTCGCCGTAAGTCATCAGTCGCAAGAGTGAGATTAGTCCCAGGTAGCGGTCAAATGATCATTAATGGTCGCCCTGGAGAACAATACTTCCAGTTCAATAGCAATTATATTTCAGCAGCAAAAGCTCCTCTAGAAACGCTAGGACTAGAAAATGAGTATGACATTTTAGTTAATGCTCATGGAGGCGGTTTAACTGGACAATCTGACTCCGTGCGTTTAGGAGTAGCCAGAGCTTTATGTGAACTAGACCCAGATAACCGCAAGCCTTTAAAAACTGAAGGCTACTTA
This window harbors:
- the rplO gene encoding 50S ribosomal protein L15: MRLSDAKPKKGSKKRPRRIGRGIAAGQGASGGFGMRGQKSRSGRSTRPGFEGGQMPLYRRLPKLKHFTVINRKHYTTINVGKLASLPANSEVTLLSLTEAKIVTSNKEPLKILGDGELNVALNVKAAAFTAGARTKIEAAGGTCEVI
- the rplN gene encoding 50S ribosomal protein L14, coding for MIQQESYLNVADNSGARKLMCIRVLGSGNRRYGGVGDVIIAVVKDAIPNMAVKKSDVVRAVIVRTKKTMRRESGMSIRFDDNAAVLINPEGNPRGTRVFGPVARELRDKNFTKIVSLAPEVL
- the rpmC gene encoding 50S ribosomal protein L29, coding for MPLPKVADARKLSDQELLDEIVAVKRQLFELRFQQATRRLEKPHQFNHARHRLAQLMTVEHERKLGIAQTTSADSEPSQV
- the rplV gene encoding 50S ribosomal protein L22, which encodes MAVNNTEEVKAIARYIRISPYKVRRVLDQIRGRSYREALIILEFMPYKACEPVLTVLRSAVANAEHNANLDPAKLVVSQAFADQGPALKRFRPRAQGRAYKIRKPTCHITVAVAALNNE
- the rplR gene encoding 50S ribosomal protein L18 → MKLTRKESVRRRHKRVRRQVTGTSERPRLAVFRSNQHIYVQVIDDTQQHTLAAASTLEPDLKSTLASGANSQAASEVGKLIAQRALAKGIQQVVFDRGGNLYHGRVKALADAAREGGLEF
- the rplF gene encoding 50S ribosomal protein L6, whose protein sequence is MSRIGKRPINIPGKVTVAIEGQHVGVKGPKGELSRVLPAEVTVEQEGDTLVVKRRNESRPARQLHGLSRTLVANMVDGVSEGFQKRLEIQGVGYRAQVQGRNLILNVGYSKPVEITPPDGIQVAVENNTNVVVSGIDKEVVGNTAAKIRDIRPPEPYKGKGIRYAGEVVRRKAGKAGKK
- the rplP gene encoding 50S ribosomal protein L16 → MLSPRRTKFRKQQRGRMEGLATRGSTLNFGDFGLQAVEPAWITSRQIEASRRAMNRYLRRGGKIWIRIFPDKPVTMRPAETRMGSGKGSPEFWVAVVKPGRIMFEINGVPEATAREAMRLASHKLPIKTKFISREEGSV
- the rpsQ gene encoding 30S ribosomal protein S17, yielding MAVKERVGLVVSDKMDKTVVVAIENRSSHTKYGKIVVRTKRYKAHDEENKCKEGDRVRIQETRPLSRTKRWVVAEIINSTSQA
- the rpsE gene encoding 30S ribosomal protein S5, which produces MAKERRKSSRAKEKEITFQERVIQIRRVSKVVKGGKKLSFRAIVVVGNERGQVGVGVGKASDVIGAVRKGVADGKKHLIDVPLTKANSIPHPINGTGGGAKVMMRPAAPGTGVIAGGAVRTVLELSGVRNILAKQLGSNNPLNNARAAVNALSTLRTLSEVAEERGIPLENLYA
- the rpsC gene encoding 30S ribosomal protein S3 produces the protein MGQKIHPIGFRLGITQEHRSRWFADAKHYPELLQEDHKIRQYVEKNLSNAGISQVRIERKADQIELEVHTARPGVVVGRGGTGIESLRTGLQTALGGNRSIRINVVEVARVDAEAGLIAEYIAQQLERRVSFRRVVRQAIQRAQRAEVQGIKVQVSGRLNGAEIARTEWTREGRVPLHTLRADIDYAYRTAKTIYGILGVKVWIFKGEIIPGQEEQPAGNTAQPKRRQQRRRQQFEDRSNEG
- the rpsH gene encoding 30S ribosomal protein S8, yielding MAANDTIADMLTRIRNANLARHQTTEIPATKMTRSIAKVLKDEGFITEFEEAGEGVKKKLVVSLKYKGKNRQPIVTALKRISKPGLRVYSNRKDLPRVLGGIGIAIISTSSGIMTDREARRQGLGGEVLCYVW
- the rplX gene encoding 50S ribosomal protein L24 — its product is MHVKKGDTVQVISGRNKGKVGEIIKSLPQLSQVVVKGVNVKTKHVKPQQEGESGQIVTFEGPIHSSNVMLYSTKQKVASRVCYTFTEDGRKVRMLKKTGEIID
- the rplE gene encoding 50S ribosomal protein L5 is translated as MAQRLKTQYQETILPKLMEQFGYKNIHQAPKLLKVTVNRGLGEASSNAKALESSLSEIALITGQKPVVTRAKKAIAAFKLRQGMPVGVMVTLRSDRMYAFVDRLINLALPRIRDFRGISPKSFDGRGNYSLGIREQLIFPEVEYDRIDQIRGMDISIITTANTDEEGRALLKEMGMPFRDS